The following are from one region of the Salinirussus salinus genome:
- a CDS encoding DUF6276 family protein encodes MDCPDCGSPTVAFEAGEYADALPGGGRGESGGDGAGTGVALCTRCLALHPVADPPADSPDFQRVSDAFPADPAAAVPLALLVGLLENLALYRAEIADLLGAVERAGTDPLLVLDRLAADEEIETEVDLAGRRKQLEQLL; translated from the coding sequence ATGGACTGCCCGGACTGCGGGAGCCCGACGGTTGCCTTCGAGGCCGGCGAGTACGCCGACGCCCTGCCCGGCGGGGGTCGCGGCGAGAGCGGCGGAGACGGTGCGGGGACAGGCGTCGCGCTGTGTACGCGCTGTCTCGCCCTCCACCCGGTCGCGGACCCGCCCGCGGACTCCCCGGATTTCCAGCGCGTGAGCGACGCCTTCCCGGCCGACCCGGCGGCGGCCGTGCCGCTCGCGCTGCTGGTCGGGCTCCTGGAGAATCTCGCGCTGTACCGCGCGGAGATCGCCGACCTGCTCGGCGCGGTCGAGCGCGCGGGGACGGACCCGCTGCTCGTGTTGGACCGACTCGCCGCAGACGAGGAGATCGAGACGGAGGTCGACCTGGCGGGCCGACGGAAACAGCTCGAACAGTTACTCTGA
- a CDS encoding Brp/Blh family beta-carotene 15,15'-dioxygenase: MGGETVAVAADHVVADGRARASLRWPVFYGPWLVLGALALAGAAGVRVPETWRYAPLLASVVAFGLPHGAIDYVALPRAVAGEVTLGLVAAVSLLYAVAGAAYTLLWFLAPVPAAVLFILVTWFHWGQGELYPLVGLLGADHLDRPGRLATALVRGGLPMLVPLLGFPEVYRAVVDSFVTPFGGTAADLAWLFAGETRLALGLGFGLLTAAVLARGYLLAVGPPGGGDNGPGGGRPWLVDAGETVLLWVYFLTVPPVFAIGVYFCLWHAVRHIARAVGVDRRAADSLRAGDVWSALARFLKEALPLTALALVLFAGLWLAVPVEPTLREATGLYLVFIAILTLPHVLVVLWMDRAQGLWSPARG; encoded by the coding sequence GTGGGTGGTGAGACGGTGGCGGTAGCCGCCGACCACGTGGTCGCCGACGGGCGGGCGCGGGCGTCGCTTCGGTGGCCGGTCTTCTACGGCCCCTGGCTCGTGCTCGGGGCGCTCGCGCTCGCGGGCGCCGCGGGCGTGCGGGTTCCGGAGACCTGGCGATACGCCCCGCTTCTCGCGAGCGTTGTCGCCTTCGGCCTCCCGCACGGCGCCATCGACTACGTCGCCCTGCCGCGGGCGGTCGCCGGCGAGGTGACCCTCGGTCTGGTCGCTGCCGTCTCGCTTCTGTACGCGGTCGCCGGGGCTGCCTACACGCTGCTGTGGTTTCTCGCCCCCGTCCCCGCCGCCGTCCTGTTCATCCTCGTGACGTGGTTCCACTGGGGCCAAGGGGAGCTGTACCCCCTCGTCGGGCTGCTCGGGGCCGACCACCTCGACCGCCCGGGCCGATTGGCGACGGCCCTCGTCCGTGGCGGCCTGCCGATGCTCGTCCCGCTCCTTGGCTTTCCGGAGGTCTACCGCGCGGTCGTCGACTCCTTCGTCACCCCCTTCGGCGGGACCGCCGCCGACCTGGCGTGGCTGTTCGCCGGGGAGACGCGGCTGGCGCTCGGGCTCGGCTTCGGCCTCCTGACTGCCGCCGTCCTCGCCCGCGGGTACTTGCTCGCCGTCGGCCCCCCCGGTGGCGGCGACAACGGCCCGGGCGGCGGCCGGCCGTGGCTCGTCGACGCCGGCGAGACCGTCCTCCTGTGGGTCTACTTCCTGACCGTCCCGCCGGTGTTCGCCATCGGGGTCTACTTCTGTCTGTGGCACGCCGTCCGGCACATCGCCCGTGCCGTGGGTGTCGACCGGCGGGCCGCCGACAGCCTCCGTGCCGGGGACGTGTGGAGTGCGCTCGCCCGCTTTCTGAAGGAGGCGCTGCCGCTGACCGCGCTCGCGCTGGTGCTGTTCGCGGGGCTGTGGCTCGCGGTGCCCGTCGAGCCCACGCTGCGGGAGGCGACGGGGCTGTATCTGGTCTTCATCGCCATCCTCACGCTGCCCCACGTGCTGGTCGTGCTCTGGATGGACCGCGCTCAGGGCCTCTGGTCGCCCGCACGCGGCTGA
- a CDS encoding V-type ATP synthase subunit D encodes MSNDVKPTRKNLMAIEERIELSERGHDTLEKKRDGLIMEFMDILDQAQDVRSDLEATYEDAQHAIDMARAMDGDVAVRGAAAALKEHPELTTQSKNIMGVVVPEIESSKVRKTLDERGYGVMGTSARIDEAAEAYEELLEQIILAAEVETAMKKMLEEIETTKRRVNALEFKLLPELRENQEYIEQKLEEQEREEIFRMKKIKAKKEEEEKEEAAAEAEREREQVTADD; translated from the coding sequence ATGAGTAACGACGTCAAGCCGACCCGGAAGAACCTGATGGCCATCGAGGAGCGCATCGAACTCTCCGAGCGGGGCCACGACACGCTCGAGAAGAAGCGTGACGGGCTCATCATGGAGTTCATGGACATCCTCGACCAGGCCCAGGACGTCCGGTCGGACCTGGAGGCGACCTACGAGGACGCCCAGCACGCCATCGACATGGCGCGGGCGATGGACGGCGACGTCGCGGTCCGGGGGGCGGCGGCCGCGCTGAAGGAACACCCCGAACTGACCACCCAGTCCAAGAACATCATGGGCGTGGTCGTGCCCGAGATCGAGTCATCGAAGGTCCGCAAGACGCTGGACGAGCGCGGCTACGGCGTGATGGGGACCAGCGCACGCATCGACGAGGCCGCCGAGGCCTACGAGGAGCTGCTCGAGCAGATCATCCTCGCCGCCGAGGTCGAGACGGCGATGAAGAAGATGCTCGAGGAGATCGAGACCACGAAGCGGCGGGTCAACGCCCTCGAATTCAAGCTGCTGCCCGAACTCCGGGAGAACCAGGAGTACATCGAGCAGAAGCTCGAAGAGCAGGAGCGCGAGGAGATCTTCCGGATGAAGAAGATCAAGGCAAAGAAGGAAGAAGAGGAAAAGGAGGAGGCCGCCGCCGAGGCCGAGCGGGAACGCGAGCAGGTCACAGCCGACGACTGA
- a CDS encoding bacteriorhodopsin, whose translation MAGSVLLQAGDVSVSSLTNLSLAAGTALMFLGMLYFIASGWGETDEKRQEFYIITIFIAAIAFVNYLAMLLGFGVAVLEVGGEATPIYWARYTDWFFTTPLLLLDLGLLAGATRNELAALVGLDAAMIGTGALATLTHDNIIFAAGELNLLGLETGAYRLIWWGISTAFLLVLLYMLFGTLTQKAQRLGGQARSTFTTLRNVVVVLWLVYPVWWLIGTEGIGAVGLGIETAGFMVLDVTAKIGFGIILLSSREALDQAGSAAAAEAAD comes from the coding sequence ATGGCAGGATCAGTACTACTACAGGCAGGCGACGTCAGTGTCAGTTCGCTAACGAACCTCTCGCTGGCGGCGGGTACCGCCCTGATGTTCCTGGGGATGCTGTACTTCATCGCCTCGGGCTGGGGCGAGACCGACGAGAAGCGCCAGGAGTTCTACATCATCACGATCTTCATCGCGGCCATCGCGTTCGTGAACTACCTGGCAATGCTGCTCGGCTTCGGCGTGGCGGTGCTGGAAGTCGGCGGTGAGGCCACGCCCATCTACTGGGCGCGGTACACCGACTGGTTCTTCACCACGCCGCTGCTGTTGCTCGACCTCGGCCTGCTGGCCGGGGCGACCCGCAACGAGCTGGCCGCGCTGGTCGGTCTCGACGCCGCGATGATCGGTACCGGCGCGCTGGCAACGCTGACCCACGACAACATCATCTTCGCCGCCGGGGAGCTCAACCTGCTCGGGCTTGAGACGGGCGCCTACCGGCTCATCTGGTGGGGCATCAGCACTGCGTTCCTGCTGGTGTTGTTGTACATGCTCTTCGGCACGCTGACCCAGAAGGCCCAGCGGCTGGGCGGCCAGGCGCGGTCGACGTTCACCACCCTGCGGAACGTGGTCGTCGTCCTCTGGCTGGTCTACCCGGTCTGGTGGCTGATCGGCACCGAGGGCATCGGCGCCGTCGGACTCGGCATCGAGACGGCCGGGTTCATGGTGCTCGACGTGACAGCGAAGATCGGCTTCGGTATCATCCTGCTGTCCAGCCGCGAGGCGCTGGACCAGGCCGGCTCCGCAGCCGCGGCCGAGGCCGCCGACTGA
- the argS gene encoding arginine--tRNA ligase translates to MLRALRSEVETAIEETLADLGFPTDDLGIERPPADVDAVLATSVAYRLAGEAGAPPPEVAADIAAALRERDLAYAGAIEAEGAYVNVLPGERYYADTLEAAQAEDYGRLPDRGVDLVLEHTSANPTGPVHVGRARNPIIGDALRRLLDFAGYDVETHYYVNDAGRQIAVFTWAYGTFEEGDLPEPERDSPEYEMVRYYRKGNEYLEEADPADVEEAEAEIQAILQGLEAGDEGTYERVAEVVDTVLAGMRGTLDRLPAPFDEFVRETRFMRDGSTDDVVARLKDTDYAVKEEGAWQLEFEDIGKNLVFLRGDGTSLYTTRDIAHHEWKLEHFDEAVTVLGEDHKLQARQLEATLDLLGHDTDRIRTVHYSWVNLPEGGMSTREGTGIDLDDLLDEAEERARAEVEDRIDDRVRNDELTEADVDRIARQVGIGAVRYDIVAKQPTKGITFEWERALDFEAQSAPYVQYVHARACGILAEAEAAGFPAANGAGAATGTDEPADPDLLAEPTERALLETIARFPAVVEESAADLEPHAVATYTRDLAEAFNAFYRECPVLDADPDLRNARLALVRAARTATANALFVLGVEAPESM, encoded by the coding sequence ATGCTCCGCGCGCTCCGTTCGGAGGTCGAGACGGCCATCGAGGAGACGCTGGCCGACCTGGGCTTCCCGACCGACGACCTCGGCATCGAGCGGCCGCCGGCCGACGTCGACGCCGTCCTCGCGACGAGCGTCGCCTACCGGCTGGCCGGCGAGGCCGGCGCCCCCCCGCCGGAGGTCGCCGCCGACATCGCCGCCGCGCTCCGCGAGCGCGACCTGGCCTACGCCGGCGCCATCGAGGCCGAGGGGGCCTACGTCAACGTCCTCCCCGGCGAGCGCTACTACGCCGACACGCTCGAGGCCGCCCAGGCAGAGGACTATGGCCGGCTGCCCGACCGCGGGGTCGACCTTGTGCTCGAACACACCTCCGCGAACCCGACCGGGCCCGTGCACGTCGGCCGGGCGCGCAACCCCATCATCGGCGACGCGCTCCGGCGGCTGCTCGATTTCGCGGGCTACGATGTCGAGACTCACTACTACGTCAACGACGCCGGCCGGCAAATCGCCGTGTTCACCTGGGCCTACGGGACCTTCGAGGAGGGCGACCTGCCGGAGCCGGAACGCGACTCGCCGGAGTACGAGATGGTCCGGTACTACCGGAAGGGCAACGAGTACCTCGAGGAGGCAGACCCCGCGGACGTCGAGGAGGCCGAAGCCGAGATCCAGGCCATCCTCCAGGGACTAGAGGCCGGCGACGAGGGAACCTACGAGCGCGTCGCCGAGGTCGTCGACACCGTCCTCGCGGGGATGCGCGGGACGCTCGACCGCCTGCCCGCCCCCTTCGACGAATTCGTCCGCGAGACCCGGTTCATGCGCGACGGCTCGACCGACGACGTGGTCGCCCGACTGAAGGACACCGACTACGCCGTGAAGGAGGAGGGCGCCTGGCAACTGGAGTTCGAGGACATCGGGAAGAACCTCGTCTTCCTGCGCGGGGACGGCACCTCGCTGTACACGACCCGCGATATCGCCCACCACGAGTGGAAACTGGAACACTTCGACGAGGCCGTCACCGTGCTGGGCGAGGACCACAAACTCCAGGCCAGGCAGCTCGAGGCCACGCTGGACCTGCTTGGCCACGACACCGACCGGATCCGGACGGTCCACTACTCATGGGTGAACCTCCCCGAGGGCGGGATGAGCACCCGCGAGGGGACGGGGATCGACCTCGACGACCTGCTCGACGAGGCCGAAGAGCGCGCCCGCGCCGAGGTCGAAGACCGGATCGACGACCGGGTCCGCAACGACGAGCTCACGGAGGCGGACGTCGACCGGATCGCCCGCCAAGTCGGGATCGGCGCCGTCCGCTACGACATCGTCGCCAAACAGCCCACGAAGGGGATCACCTTCGAGTGGGAACGGGCGCTGGATTTCGAAGCCCAGAGCGCTCCCTACGTCCAGTACGTCCACGCGCGGGCCTGCGGGATCCTCGCGGAGGCCGAGGCTGCGGGATTCCCGGCAGCGAACGGGGCGGGAGCCGCCACGGGCACCGACGAGCCGGCCGACCCCGACCTCCTCGCGGAGCCGACCGAGCGCGCCCTCTTGGAGACCATCGCCCGATTCCCCGCGGTCGTCGAGGAGAGCGCCGCGGACCTCGAACCCCACGCGGTCGCGACCTACACCCGCGACCTCGCGGAGGCGTTCAACGCCTTCTACCGGGAGTGTCCGGTGCTCGACGCCGACCCAGACCTCCGGAACGCGCGGCTGGCGCTGGTGCGGGCTGCCCGGACCGCGACGGCCAACGCCCTGTTCGTGCTCGGCGTCGAAGCCCCCGAGTCGATGTAG
- a CDS encoding V-type ATP synthase subunit B, with protein MQKEYKTITEISGPLVFAEVDEPIGYDEIVEIETPDGSIRRGQILETSSSAVAIQVFEGTSGIDKDSSVRFLGETLQMDLTEDLLGRVLSGAGDPIDGGPPIEPEEQRPIVGSAINPYAREYPQEFIQTGVSAVDGMNTLIRGQKLPLFSASGLPHNELALQVARQATVPEEESGEGDDEGTEFAVIFAAMGITQEEANEFMDDFERTGALERSVVFMNLADDPAVERIVTPRLALTTSEYLAFEHGYHVLTIMTDMTNYCEALREIGAAREEVPGRRGYPGYMYTDLASLYERAGRIKGQEGSITQLPILTMPSEDITHPIPDLTGYITEGQIIVDGDLNSQGVEPPVDVLPSLSRLMDDGIGEGFTREDHGDVADQLYAAYAEGNDLRDLVNIVGREALSERDNRYLDFADRFEEEFIQQGFDTNRTIEETLSIGWDLLSMLPPEELNRVDEEFIETYYREDERAEVEAEA; from the coding sequence ATGCAAAAGGAATACAAGACAATCACGGAGATCAGCGGACCACTGGTGTTCGCCGAGGTCGACGAGCCGATCGGCTACGACGAGATCGTCGAGATCGAGACCCCAGACGGCAGCATCCGACGCGGCCAGATCCTCGAGACCTCGAGTAGCGCCGTCGCCATCCAGGTGTTCGAGGGGACCTCGGGGATCGACAAGGACTCCTCGGTCCGTTTCCTGGGCGAGACCCTGCAGATGGACCTGACCGAGGACCTGCTCGGGCGGGTTCTCAGCGGGGCGGGCGACCCGATCGACGGCGGCCCGCCGATCGAGCCCGAGGAGCAGCGGCCGATCGTCGGGTCGGCGATCAACCCCTACGCCCGGGAGTACCCCCAGGAGTTCATCCAGACGGGCGTGTCGGCGGTCGACGGGATGAACACCCTCATCCGCGGCCAGAAGCTCCCGCTGTTCTCGGCGTCGGGGCTGCCCCACAACGAGCTGGCGCTGCAGGTCGCCCGGCAGGCGACCGTCCCCGAGGAAGAGAGCGGCGAGGGCGACGACGAGGGCACGGAGTTCGCGGTCATCTTCGCCGCCATGGGGATCACCCAGGAGGAGGCAAACGAGTTCATGGACGACTTCGAGCGCACGGGCGCGCTGGAGCGGTCGGTCGTCTTCATGAACCTGGCCGACGACCCCGCGGTCGAGCGGATCGTCACGCCGCGGCTGGCGCTGACGACCTCGGAGTATCTGGCCTTCGAGCACGGCTACCACGTGCTGACGATCATGACGGACATGACCAACTACTGCGAGGCCCTGCGGGAGATCGGGGCCGCCCGCGAGGAGGTGCCCGGCCGGCGTGGCTACCCCGGCTACATGTACACCGACCTCGCGAGCCTCTACGAGCGGGCCGGCCGGATCAAGGGCCAGGAGGGCTCGATCACCCAGCTGCCCATCCTGACGATGCCCAGCGAGGACATCACCCACCCGATCCCGGACCTGACGGGCTACATCACGGAGGGGCAGATCATCGTCGACGGCGACCTCAACAGCCAGGGGGTCGAGCCGCCGGTGGACGTGCTCCCCTCGCTGTCGCGGCTGATGGACGACGGCATCGGCGAGGGCTTCACCCGGGAGGACCACGGGGACGTCGCCGACCAGCTCTACGCCGCCTACGCGGAAGGTAACGACCTGCGCGACCTGGTGAACATCGTCGGCCGCGAGGCCCTCTCCGAGCGGGACAACCGCTATCTGGACTTCGCGGACCGCTTCGAGGAGGAGTTCATCCAGCAGGGCTTCGACACCAACCGGACCATCGAGGAGACGCTGTCGATCGGCTGGGACCTGCTGTCGATGCTCCCGCCGGAGGAACTGAACCGGGTCGACGAGGAGTTCATCGAGACCTACTACCGCGAGGACGAGCGCGCCGAGGTCGAAGCCGAAGCGTAA
- a CDS encoding aldo/keto reductase has product MEYTTLGDTGMTVSQVCLGCMSFGTGREWMLDPEQSQELIDRAIELGVNFFDTANVYSTGESEAILGDALAEYDRDEQVVATKVFGEMADHPNASGLSRKAIEQELDDSLERLGMETVDLYQTHRWDYDTPIEETLGALDDAVRREKVRYIGTSSMWAYQFAEALHASDRLGLERFATMQNHYNVLYREEEREMLPLCEQEGVGVIPWSPLARGVAARPHEEVEATTRGETDQYLEMMPYLQGGGEEINERLQELAEEMGVTMAQVALAWLLEQETVDAPIVGVTSIEHLEEAVEATELSLSDSDQEYLEEPYEPLPVAGHE; this is encoded by the coding sequence ATGGAGTACACGACACTCGGCGACACAGGGATGACCGTCAGCCAGGTCTGTCTCGGCTGCATGAGCTTCGGGACCGGCCGGGAGTGGATGCTCGACCCCGAACAGAGCCAGGAGCTGATCGACCGCGCCATCGAGCTCGGGGTGAACTTCTTCGACACCGCCAACGTCTACTCGACGGGCGAGAGCGAGGCGATCCTCGGCGACGCACTCGCGGAGTACGACCGCGACGAGCAGGTCGTCGCCACCAAGGTCTTCGGGGAGATGGCCGACCACCCCAACGCCTCCGGGCTCTCCCGGAAGGCCATCGAGCAGGAGCTGGACGACTCCCTGGAGCGGCTGGGGATGGAAACCGTCGACCTCTACCAGACCCACCGCTGGGACTACGACACGCCAATCGAGGAGACGCTGGGAGCGCTCGACGACGCCGTCCGCCGGGAGAAGGTCCGGTACATCGGCACCTCCTCGATGTGGGCCTACCAGTTCGCCGAGGCGCTGCACGCGAGCGACCGACTCGGCCTCGAGCGGTTCGCGACGATGCAGAACCACTACAACGTCCTCTACCGCGAGGAGGAACGCGAGATGTTGCCGCTCTGTGAACAGGAAGGCGTGGGCGTCATCCCGTGGAGCCCGCTTGCCCGCGGGGTCGCCGCCCGCCCCCACGAGGAGGTCGAGGCGACCACGCGTGGCGAGACCGACCAGTATCTGGAGATGATGCCCTACCTCCAGGGCGGCGGCGAGGAGATCAACGAGCGCCTCCAGGAGTTGGCAGAGGAGATGGGCGTGACGATGGCCCAGGTCGCGCTGGCCTGGCTCTTGGAGCAGGAGACCGTCGACGCGCCCATCGTCGGGGTCACGAGCATCGAGCACTTGGAGGAGGCCGTCGAGGCGACCGAACTCTCGCTGTCGGACTCGGACCAAGAGTACCTCGAGGAACCGTACGAGCCGCTGCCGGTGGCGGGCCACGAGTAG
- the prf1 gene encoding peptide chain release factor aRF-1 — translation MSESTAERSDKQKYEYRKVIEELDDYRGSGTQLVTIYVPPDKQISDVVAHVTQEHSEASNIKSKDTRTNVQDALKSIKDRLKYYQNPPENGMVLFSGAVDTGGGRTDMVTKVLEDPPEPIQSFRYHCDSEFLTEPLAEMLGDKGLFGLIVLDRREANVGWLRGKRVEPVKSTTSLVPGKQKKGGQSQARFERLRLEAIDNHYQEVAEMANELFVPKRHEIDGILVGGPSPTKDEFLSEGYLHHEIQDNVIGKFDVAYTDESGLYDLVDAAGEVLAEREVLQDKQFMERFFKELHDGDLATYGFGPTRENLMMGAVETLLISEDLRKEVLTHECPNGHTEHELVDPGKGGDHECSRCGEPTETEREDAIDHLMELAEQRGTETQFISTDFEKGEQLLAAFGGVAGLLRYSTGV, via the coding sequence ATGAGCGAGTCGACGGCCGAGCGGAGTGACAAACAAAAATACGAGTACCGGAAGGTCATCGAGGAGCTGGATGACTACCGGGGCTCGGGCACGCAGCTCGTCACCATCTACGTGCCCCCGGACAAGCAGATAAGCGACGTGGTCGCCCACGTCACCCAGGAGCACTCCGAGGCGTCGAACATCAAGTCCAAGGACACCCGCACGAACGTTCAGGACGCACTCAAGAGCATCAAGGACCGCCTGAAGTACTACCAGAACCCCCCGGAGAACGGGATGGTTCTCTTTTCGGGGGCGGTCGACACCGGCGGCGGTCGGACGGACATGGTCACCAAGGTGCTGGAGGACCCCCCCGAGCCGATCCAGTCGTTCCGGTATCACTGTGACTCGGAGTTTCTGACCGAGCCGCTGGCGGAGATGCTCGGCGACAAGGGCCTGTTCGGGCTCATCGTCCTCGACCGCCGGGAGGCAAACGTCGGCTGGCTCCGCGGAAAGCGCGTCGAGCCCGTCAAGTCGACGACGTCGCTGGTGCCGGGCAAACAGAAGAAAGGGGGGCAGTCACAGGCCCGCTTCGAGCGGCTCCGGCTGGAGGCCATCGACAACCACTACCAGGAGGTCGCGGAGATGGCCAACGAACTGTTCGTCCCCAAGCGCCACGAGATCGACGGCATCCTCGTCGGCGGCCCTTCCCCCACCAAAGACGAGTTCCTCAGCGAGGGGTATCTCCACCACGAGATCCAGGACAACGTCATCGGGAAGTTCGACGTCGCCTACACCGACGAGTCCGGGCTCTACGACCTCGTCGACGCCGCCGGCGAGGTGCTCGCCGAGCGGGAAGTGCTCCAGGACAAGCAGTTCATGGAGCGGTTCTTCAAGGAACTGCACGACGGCGACCTCGCGACCTACGGCTTCGGCCCGACCCGCGAGAACCTCATGATGGGCGCGGTCGAGACTCTGCTCATCAGCGAGGACCTGCGCAAGGAGGTACTCACCCACGAGTGCCCCAACGGGCACACCGAACACGAACTGGTCGACCCCGGGAAGGGCGGGGACCACGAGTGCTCGCGGTGTGGCGAGCCCACCGAGACCGAACGCGAGGACGCCATCGACCACCTGATGGAGCTGGCCGAGCAGCGCGGGACGGAGACGCAGTTCATCTCCACCGACTTCGAGAAGGGCGAGCAACTGCTCGCGGCCTTCGGCGGAGTCGCCGGGCTGTTGCGATATTCGACGGGCGTCTAA
- a CDS encoding lycopene cyclase domain-containing protein, whose amino-acid sequence MDLTYLEFHLLFLLPVLSVLSLSLLARRVDHWRLQLGGLAVIVALAVLYTTPWDNYLIAQGVWAYGEGRVAGRIWLAPIGEYLFILLQPVVAAFWLFHLRAPAVEVGMSRRDWLVGLAAGGVVTAVGAALLTTDATFYLGAILAWGGPVLALQWAVGWRYLVAVRRHVALAVGVPTLYLWVADWVALREGVWLISDRYTTGLGLPGLPVEEMTFFLTTNLFVVQGLVLLPWVVRRWR is encoded by the coding sequence ATGGACCTCACCTACCTGGAGTTTCACCTCCTCTTTCTCCTCCCGGTGCTGTCCGTGCTGTCGCTCTCGTTGCTCGCCCGCAGAGTCGACCACTGGCGGCTGCAGCTGGGCGGGCTGGCCGTCATCGTGGCCCTGGCAGTTCTGTACACGACCCCCTGGGACAACTACCTCATCGCGCAGGGCGTCTGGGCCTACGGCGAGGGGCGGGTCGCCGGTCGGATATGGCTGGCTCCCATCGGCGAGTATCTGTTCATCCTCCTCCAGCCGGTCGTGGCGGCGTTCTGGCTGTTTCACCTCCGCGCCCCGGCCGTCGAGGTCGGGATGAGCCGCCGTGACTGGCTGGTCGGACTGGCCGCCGGCGGGGTGGTGACCGCGGTCGGCGCGGCGCTGCTCACGACGGACGCGACCTTCTACCTGGGTGCGATCCTGGCGTGGGGCGGGCCGGTACTGGCGCTGCAGTGGGCGGTCGGCTGGCGCTATCTGGTCGCCGTCCGCCGGCACGTCGCGCTCGCGGTCGGCGTCCCGACGCTGTACCTGTGGGTCGCCGACTGGGTCGCGCTCCGCGAGGGAGTCTGGCTGATCTCCGACCGGTACACGACCGGACTGGGCCTGCCGGGGCTCCCGGTCGAGGAGATGACCTTCTTCCTGACGACGAACCTCTTCGTGGTCCAGGGGCTGGTCCTGCTCCCGTGGGTGGTGAGACGGTGGCGGTAG
- a CDS encoding MinD/ParA family ATP-binding protein, with product MAGYVCTVAGGKGGVGKTTTAVNVAAALEARGHDAVVVDADLGMANLGEMLGVEYDSGIHRVLAGEATVEETLTDAGGGLTALPGEQSLDAFADADPAGLRAVLDQLRESYDVVVVDTGSGVSHEMAVPLGLADGVVLVTTPEEVALADAVKTADLVDRLDGEVVGAVVLRAAADTDLADIESRLGVPVLGAVPDQPAAGAEPVVSEDPDSPVSAAYRALTERLAGVFFEGGDPADVDAALDDSWFEDADADSGAADGEDEEDDGDSGGRFGGLFG from the coding sequence ATGGCGGGGTACGTCTGCACGGTCGCGGGAGGCAAAGGCGGCGTCGGGAAGACGACCACGGCAGTCAACGTCGCGGCCGCACTCGAGGCGCGCGGACACGACGCCGTCGTCGTGGACGCCGACCTGGGGATGGCCAACCTCGGCGAGATGCTCGGCGTCGAGTACGACAGCGGCATCCACCGGGTGCTCGCGGGCGAGGCAACTGTCGAGGAGACGCTGACCGACGCCGGCGGGGGGCTGACCGCCCTCCCGGGCGAGCAGAGCCTCGACGCCTTCGCCGACGCCGACCCTGCCGGACTCAGAGCGGTGCTCGACCAGCTCCGGGAGTCGTACGACGTCGTCGTCGTCGACACGGGTTCGGGGGTGAGTCACGAGATGGCGGTCCCGCTGGGCCTCGCCGACGGCGTCGTGCTGGTAACGACGCCCGAGGAGGTGGCTCTCGCCGACGCGGTCAAGACCGCCGACCTCGTCGACCGCCTCGACGGCGAGGTCGTCGGGGCCGTCGTCCTCCGGGCCGCCGCCGACACCGACCTGGCCGACATCGAGTCGCGGCTGGGCGTCCCGGTTCTGGGTGCGGTCCCCGACCAGCCCGCGGCCGGGGCGGAACCGGTAGTCTCGGAGGACCCGGACAGCCCCGTCTCCGCGGCGTACCGGGCGCTCACCGAGCGACTCGCCGGGGTCTTCTTCGAGGGAGGCGACCCGGCAGATGTCGACGCGGCCCTCGACGACTCCTGGTTCGAGGACGCTGACGCCGACAGCGGGGCGGCAGACGGCGAAGACGAAGAGGACGACGGGGACTCCGGCGGTCGCTTCGGCGGGCTGTTCGGCTGA